The following proteins are encoded in a genomic region of Grus americana isolate bGruAme1 chromosome 5, bGruAme1.mat, whole genome shotgun sequence:
- the CNIH1 gene encoding protein cornichon homolog 1, with protein MAFTFAAFCYMLALLLTAALIFFAIWHIIAFDELKTDYKNPIDQCNTLNPLVLPEYLIHAFFCVMFLCAAEWLTLGLNMPLLAYHIWRYMSRPVMSGPGLYDPTTIMNADILAYCQKEGWCKLAFYLLSFFYYLYGMIYVLVSS; from the exons atGGCCTTCACGTTCGCCGCCTTCTGCTACATGTTGGCGCTGCTGCTCACCGCCGCGCTCATCTTCTTCGCCATCTGGCAT attatAGCCTTTGATGAACTGAAGACTGATTACAAGAATCCCATAGACCAATGTAACACACTCAATCCT cttgtACTTCCAGAGTACCTCATCCATGCATTCTTCTGTGTTATGTTTCTCTGTGCAGCAGAGTGGCTTACGCTGGGTCTCAATATGCCTTTGTTGGCTTATCATATTTGGAG GTACATGAGTAGACCTGTGATGAGTGGCCCTGGTCTGTACGACCCTACAACCATCATGAATGCAGATATTTTAGCCTATTGCCAGAAAGAAGGATGGTGCAAATTAGCATTCTACCTTCTATCATTTTTTTACTACCTATATGG catgATTTATGTTCTGGTGAGCTCTTAA